The sequence GCGACGAGCCCGAATTGCCTTTCGACGACTAAAGATCCCGAGAGGCTCTGAGCCTGACGCAATTGTCACAATTCGCGTGTATCCTGTGGGGACAACGCGATTGGAAGAGCGGAAATGGACCAGAAGAATCCGGACGCCAAGGCAGCCCTGGCTGCCGTCAAGATCGAGGCGGACGAAGCGAACCGGCTGCGTCACAGCCCGGAACGCTTCATAAATCGTGAGATTTCCTGGCTGGAGTTCAATCGCCGCGTTCTCGAGGAATCGGGCAACGCGCAGCATCCGCTGCTGGAGCGCCTGCGCTTCCTCTCGATCTCCGCCAACAATCTCGACGAGTTCTTCATGGTGCGCGTCGCCGGCCTTCGGGGCCAGCAGCGCGAAGGCGTCAGCATGACCAGCGATGACGGCCTGACGCCGAGCGAGCAGTTGATCAAGATCGCGGACGCCGTCGGCACGCTCGCCTCCGACCAGCAGAACCGCTGGGCGGAACTGCGCGGGGAACTGGCCATCGCCGGCATCATGCTGGTCGACCCCGTGGACCTCAAGGAGAGCGAGCGGAACTGGCTGGAAGGCTATTTCATGGACTCGGTCTTCCCGGTCCTGACGCCGCTCGCCATCGATCCGGCCCACCCGTTCCCCTTCATCCCCAATCTCGGCTTCTCGCTGGTGCTGCAGCTGGTGCGCCCGGCGACAGGCAACCGCATGACGGCGCTGCTGCGCGTGCCGATGACGCTGGACCGCTTCATCAAGCTGCCCAGCTCCGAGCCCGGCATCGAGCGCTTCATCAGCCTGGAGCACGCCGTCCAGCTGTTCACGGCGCGGCTGTTCCCGAGCTATACGATCGAGGGCGTCGGCGCCTTCCGCATCATCCGCGACTCCGACATCGAGGTCGAGGAAGAGGCCGAGGATCTCGTCCGCTTCTTCGAATCGGCCCTGAAGCGGCGCCGGCGCGGCTCCGTGATCCGGCTCGAGATTGAATCGGCCACGCCGGATGCGCTGCGCAACTTCGTGGCCGGCGCACTGGCCGTTCTGCCGGACGAGATCTTCCTCGTCGACGGCATGCTGGCGCTGAACGACCTTTCGCAGCTCGTCGGCGTCGATCGTCCCAACCTCAAGTTCCCGCCCTATCAGGCGCGGTTTCCCGAGCGCATCCGCGAGAATGGCGGCGATTGCTTCGCGGCCATCCGCAAGAAGGATCTGATCGTCCACCATCCCTACGAGTCCTTCGACACGGTGGTGCAGTATCTGCGCCAGGCCGCGCTCGATCCGGACGTCGTCGCGATCAAGCAGACGCTTTATCGCACCTCGAAGGACAGCCCAATCGTCCGGGCGCTGCAGGAAGCGGCCGAGGCCGGCAAGTCGGTGACGGCGCTTGTCGAATTGAAGGCGCGCTTCGACGAGGAGGCCAACATCAAGTGGGCCCGCGATCTCGAACGCGCGGGCGTGCAGGTCGTCTACGGCTTCATCGAACTGAAGACCCACGCCAAGCTGTCCCTGGTGGTTCGCCGCGAGGGCGGGGCGCTGGTCAGCTACGTCCATATCGGCACCGGCAACTATCATCCGGTCACCGCGCGTGTTTACACGGACCTGTCCTATTTCTCGGACGATCCGGCGATCGCCCGCGATGTGGCCCGGCTCTTCAACTACATTACCGGCTACACCGAGCCGGTCGAGATCGAGCGGCTTTCGACGTCGCCGCATTTCCTGCGCAAGCGGATCCTCGACCTGATCTATGCCGAGATCGACCATGTGAAGGCCGGCCGGCCGGGCGCGATCTGGATGAAGATGAATTCGCTCGTCGATCCGCAGATCATCGACGCGCTCTATGATGCCAGCCGGGCAGGGGTCGAAATCGATCTCGTCATCCGCGGCATCTGCTGCCTGCGGCCCGGCGTGCCGGGTCTTTCAGACCGTATCCGGGCCAAATCGATCGTCGGCCGCTTCCTGGAGCATGCCCGCATTCTCTGCTTCGGCAATGGCCACGGGTTGCCCTCGCCGGAAGCGATCGTTTATATCGGTTCAGCCGACCTGATGCCGCGGAACCTCGATCGTCGTGTTGAAGCGATGATCCCGATGCTGAATCCGACCGTGCACGAACAGGTGCTCGATCAGATCATGGTCGCAAACCTGAAGGACAACCAGCAGAGTTGGGAGATCCAGCCTGACGGGACGTCCCGACGGATCGTGCCGCGCAAGGGCGAAGAAGTCTTCAACGCCCATCAGTATTTCATGACAAACCCGAGTCTATCTGGCCGTGGCAAATCGCTCAAAAACAGCTCCCCTCGGTCAATCGGAAACCGGCCTGCCAAATCCTGAAGCAGATACCAGCGCGGGGGGAACCCTGCCGACGCATGAGTATGCGCCGGGGCGGCTGAATGGCAGCGGTCCCGTCGCGATCATCGACATTGGTTCCAACTCGGTGCGTCTCGTCGTTTACGAACGCATGAGCCGCACGCCGATGCCCCTTTTCAACGAAAAGGAGCTGGCCGGCCTCGGTCGCGGCATCGCCGCCACCGGTCGCCTGAACGATCAGGCCGTCGAGGCCTCGCTGGCGGCCATCCGCCGTTTCATGGCGCTTTGCGAGCAGATGCACGTCAAGGCGGTGCATGTCCTGGCGACCGCCGCCGCGCGCGAGGCCTCCAACGGCCCCGATTTCCTGGCGCAGGTTGAGTCCATCACCGGCGCGGACGTCGCCTTGCTCAGCGGCCCGGAAGAAGCGCGTCTGTCGGCCATGGGCGTGCTCTCGGGCATCCATGACCCGGACGGCGTTGCCGGCGATCTCGGCGGCGGCAGCCTCGAAGTGGTCGACATACGCGGCCGTGAAGTCGGCATCGGCGAGACCTTCCCGCTGGGTGGCCTGCGGCTTGAGGAAGTGTCCGAAAAGACGCTGAAAAAGGCCGAGAAGATCGCCATCGACGCCTTGGCCAATTCGTCCGTTCTGGCCAAGGGCGAGGGCCGGCCCTTCTACGCGATCGGTGGTACATGGCGATCGCTCGCCCGGCTGCACATGCGCCAGAAGGGCTATCCGCTTCACATCATGCATGAATATGCGATCCCGGCTGAGGAGGCGCTCGACTTCTGCCGCATGGTCGCCCGCCGCGATGCCGAATCGCTCGATTCGATCGAAGCGGTTTCGAAGAGCCGGCGCCTGCTGTTGCCCTATGGCGCAATCGTGCTGGAGCAGGTGATCCGCGCGATGAAGCCGTCGATGATCATCCTGTCGGCGCTCGGCGTCCGTGAGGGCCTGCTCTACGATCTGCTCGACAAAGAGACCCAGATGGCCGATCCGCTGATCGAGGCGGCCGAGGAACTGGCTCTGCTTCGTTCCCGCTCGCCCGGCCATGTGCGCGAGCTCGGCCCCTGGACTGGCCAGGCCCTGGCCGCGATCGGTATCGAGGAGACGGCCGAGGAGGTTCGCCTGCGCACGGCGGCTTGCCTGATGGCCGATATCGGCTGGCGTGCCCATCCCGATTATCGCGGCGAACAGAGTCTCAATCTGATCGCGCATGGCTCCTTCGTCGGCATCGACCATCCCGGCCGCGCCTACCTGGCCCTGGCGAACTACTACCGCCATGAGGGACTGGTCGACGAGCACATCTCCTCGCGCATCCGCGAACTGGCGACGACCCGCCTGCTGGAGCGGGCGCGGGCGCTGGGCGCAGCGCTGCGCGTCGCCTATCTCGTCTCGGGCGCCATGGCGGGCGTCATCTCGCGCACGCGCATCGAGGCGCGCGGCGACCAGCTGACGCTCGTCCTGCCGCCGGACCGCGCCATGCTGGCCGGCAGCCGCCTGCAGCGGCGCGTCGCGCAGCTGGCGAAGCTGGGCGCGATGAAGCCGGCTATCGTCGTCGAAGAAATCGTCTGAGCGCCTCAGCGGGCGCGTAAAAAGAAAGCGCCGACGGCGAGCCGTCGGCGCTTTGAATAGTCCGAACCCTTAGGGATGCCGTTCAGGCGGCCTCGATGGCCGGCTTGGGTGCGTCGCTCACGATCGTCACGCGGCGGCCGTCGAGACGCAGCGAGATATCGCCGCGCTTCAGCTTGAGCGCCTGCTCGCCGAACAGTTCGCGGCGCCAGCCATGCAGCGGCGGGACGTCGGCATTGTTGTCGCCGGCAATGGCTTCCAGATCGTCCACCGTGGCGATCACCCGCGCCGCGACGCCGTGCTCCTCGCTCGTCATCTTCAGCAGGACCTTCAGCAGGTCGACGGCCGCGCCATTGCCATCCGAGGCCGGCTTGACCTTGGGAACCTTGGGCAGCTTGTCCTTGGGGAGGTCGACGGCCTTCTTGACGGCGGCGAGGATGTCCTCGGCCGTGCGCGAACGCTCGAAGCCCCGGGGAATGGTGCGAAGGCGCGCCAGGGCCTCGGCGGTGGTGGGATGCTGCTCGGCGATCTCGTAGATCGCGTCGTCCTTGAGGATGCGGCCGCGCGGCACGTCGCGGGCCTGCGCCTCGCGCTCGCGCCAGGCGGCGACTTCCATCAGCACGGCCAGTTGCAGCGGTTTCTTGATGCGCATCTTGAGGCGCTTCCAGACATTGGCCGGATCCACCTGGTAGGTGTCGACCGAGGTCAGGACGTTCATTTCCTCCGCAACCCAGTCGTTGCGGTTTTCCTTGTCGAGCTTTTCCTTCAGCGCCCTGTAGACATCGCGCAGATGGGTGACGTCGGCGATGGCATACTCGACCTGCTGCGGCGTGAGCGGACGGCGGCTCCAGTCGGTGAAGCGCGACGACTTGTCGATCGGGTGGCCGGTGATGCGCCCGACGAGCTGGTCATAGCTGATCGATTCGCCGAAGCCGCACACCATGGCGGCGACCTGCGTATCGAAGATCGGATGCGGGAGGATGCCGCCCAGATGCCAGACGATTTCGATGTCCTGCCGCGCGGCGTGGAAAACCTTCACCACGGCCTCGTTCGCCATCAGGGCGAAGAAGGGGGCGAGATCCAGGCCGGGAGCTTCGGCGTCGATGACCACCGCTTCGTCCGTGCTTGCAATCTGGATGATGCAGAGCTTCGGCCAATAGGTGGTCTCGCGCATGAACTCCGTGTCGACGGTGACAAATTCGAACTTCGCGAGGCGATCGCAGGCAGCGGCGAGGGCTTCTGTTGTCGTAATGATATCGGTCATGAAGCTTCTAATAGCGCAGGCCGGGCGGCTTGTCGCGGGGGGAGGTGCGCTTCCCAAATGGAGAGAGCCCAGGCTCCGGCGACGCGGGCGCCAGGAGAAAGCGCCGCTCGCATCGACTTCGGGCCTGGGCAATCCAATATCCCGCCATGGCGCGCGACGACTAGTACGTCGCGTGCCAACCGATGGGGCCGGAGTACATCCGTCCTGACCCGATCGTTCGAACTGCAGCGCCTTTCAGCGCGCGGTCCGTTTCAGTGGCTGGGATGAGAGTTAGATAGGCGACTCTTTCGGGATTACAAGGGAAGGGCGCGCGCCGGGCCCCGGTTCTTGACAAAGCGGGACCCACATGCGCTTTTCCGCGCGCGTATGCGATATTCCCTCCGCTTCCGGGGGCTTGTCCGTTCGCCCTGTCGACGCCAGACCAAACCGGATTCCAGCACCATGCACCGCTATCGCACCCATACCTGCGGACAACTCCGCGAGACCCATGCGGGCGAGACCGTCCGTCTCTCGGGCTGGGTTCATCGCGTGCGAGATCATGGCGGCCTGCTGTTCATCGATCTGCGCGACCATTATGGCCTGACGCAGATCGTCTGCGATCCCGACTCGCCCGCCTTCAAGGTGGCTGAAGCCGTTCGCTCCGAGTGGTGCATTAAGATCGACGGCATCGTGAAGAAGCGCACGGCCGAGACGGTCAACGCCAACCTGTCGACCGGCCATATCGAAGTGTTCGCGCAGGACATCGAGGTCCTGGGGGTCGCCAAGGAATTGCCGCTGCCGGTGTTCGGCGAGCCGGAATATCCCGAGGATATCCGCCTCAAGTACCGCTTTCTCGACCTTCGCCGCGAGACGCTGCACGCCAACATCGTCAAGCGCACCCAGATCATCGCGACCATGCGCGAGCGCATGACCGAGATCGGTTTTCACGAATATACGACGCCGATCCTGACCGCGTCGTCGCCCGAAGGCGCGCGCGACTTCCTCGTGCCGTCGCGCATCCATCCCGGCAAGTTCTACGCGCTCCCCCAGGCGCCGCAGCAGTTCAAGCAGCTGCTGATGATGGCCGGCTTCGACCGCTACTTCCAGATCGCGCCCTGCTTCCGCGACGAGGATCCGCGCGCCGATCGCCTGCCGGGCGAATTCTACCAGCTCGACCTTGAGATGAGCTTCGTCACCCAGGAAGACGTCTGGAACACGATGGAGCCGGTGCTGCGCGGCATCTTCGAGAAGTTCGCCGACGGCAAGCCCGTCAGCCAGAAGTTCCGCCGCATTCCCTATGACACGGCGATCCGCACCTATGGCTCGGACAAGCCCGACCTGCGCAACCCGATCGAGATGCAGGCGGTCACCGAGCATTTCGCCGGTTCCGGCTTCAAGGTATTCGCGCGCATGATCGAGGCGGATCCCAAGGCCGAGGTCTGGGCGATCCCGGCCAAGACCGGCGGTAGCCGAGCCTTCTGCGACCGGATGAACTCGTGGGCGCAGCAGCAGGGCCAGCCGGGCCTCGGCTACATCTTCTGGCGCACCGAGAACGGCGCGCTCGAGGGGGCCGGTCCCGTCGCCAAGAACATCGGTCCGGAGCGCACCGAGGCCGTCCGCCAGCAGCTCGGCCTCGATGATGGCGACGCCGTGTTCTTCGTCGCCGGCGATCCCGCGAAGTTCTACAAGTTCGCCGGCGATGCGCGCACGCGCGTCGGCACCGATCTGAACCTCGTCGACAAGGACCGGTTCGAGCTCTGCTGGATCGTCGATTTCCCGTTCTACGAATGGGACGAGGAGACGAAGACGCTCGATTTCGCGCATAACCCCTTCTCGATGCCGCAGGGCGGCATCGAGGCGCTCAACAACCAGGATCCGCTGACGATCAAGGCGTATCAGTATGACGCCGTCTGCAACGGCTTCGAGATTGCCTCGGGTTCGATCCGAAACCAGCTGCCGGAGACGATGGTCAAGGCGTTCGAGCTGGTCGGCCGGTCGCGTGAGGATGTCGAGCGCGATTTCGGCGGTCTCTACCGCGCGTTCCAGTACGGCGCGCCGCCGCATGGCGGCATGGCTGCCGGCGTCGACCGCATCGTCATGCTGCTCTGCGGTGCGCAGAACCTGCGCGAGATCACGCTGTTCCCGATGAACCAGCAGGCGGAAGACCTGCTGATGGGCGCACCGAGCGATCCGACGCCGAAGGCGCTGCGCGAGCTGCACATCCGCCTGAACCTGCCGGCCTGATCGGCAGGAGGCACCGGCGAGCCTGTGGACGACGGCGAATAGTTGTTTAGCCGGGGTTCACAAGCGAGGGGTGTCCGTCTATATCACCACTGCGCGACGACATCAGTCGCCGCGCTTGACGCGGGGTGGAGCAGCCCGGTAGCTCGTCAGGCTCATAACCTGAAGGTCATCAGTTCAAATCTGGTCCCCGCAACCAGCCTACAAAGAACCCGCCTTAACCGGCGGGTTCTTTCGTTTTGGAGGGTTGTCGGCCAGGCCTTCTTGTCGGGTCAGTCGCCCGGGCAGATCAGCTTCACCTTGACCGTCTCCGTGCCGCTCGCCGACAGGCCACCCTGGGCCAGGACCTTCGCGAAATCCATGCTTTTGACGTCGCGGGACATCGTAGATTCCGTCCGCACTTCCTGGTCCGCGAAATAGGAGCCGCCGCTTAATTCGCCCTGCGGCCGCATCGACATGCCGTGGCCGCCGCGGCACTGGACCTTTACATCGCCCGGCGCGCTGGTCGTCTTGCCCTTCAGCGCCATGGTCAGGCCGTCCGTCTCCAGGGTGAGGTTGACCTTGGTATTGAGCTGACCCGAAGAGGTGCAGGTCATGCCGGCCAGGCGCATCTTGCCGATCCGGCCGACCTGGACGCCCTTGCCGTCCAGCGTCCATTGATCGGAGCCGGGCGAACTCTTGCCTTTCAGCTCGATGGGGCCGGTCTGGTAGAGATAGGTGACGTCGAACTGCGGTCCCTGGATACGCGGCTCCAGCCGCGCTTCGACGGTCATTTCGCCTTCGTCGAGCACCTTCTTGAGCAGCGCGCGGAGAGCGGCGACCTGCTCGGTGTAGCGCACGACCTCCTCGGCCGCCATCTTGCTCGGCAGGCGCTTCCAGTATTCGCTGGCGCCCGCCGCCCGGCACTCGGCCCCGTGCGCGTTCTCATGCGCGAGGTTGATATCCGCCAGTTCCTTGCACTGGGAGCCGGATTTCAGCGCTTCGAGATCCGATGCCGATTGTTCGCAGGTTCCAAATGGCATCTTGACGTTGCTGGGGCCGGTGTAGCCCTTGACCTGCGGGTGGGGCAGGGTGAAGCCGGCCAGGATCCGCGTGCGTTCCCGGATCGAGCGATCGTAGATGTTGACGTCGGAATCGGGATGGGTCGGCGTCTTCTTGGCCTCGATCAGAGGCGCTTCGATTGTCTCGAGCTGGTCGCGGATCTTCTGCTGGATCTTGAGCAGGGCTTCCGCGTTCCTGAGTTCCTGCTGGATGCTCTCGAGATGGCGGCAGGAACAGGCCGCCCCATCGGCGAGCGCTGCCGGAACCGGAACAATCGCGGCGAGAAGGGATGACATGGCGATCAGACGCTTCAGCATGAACGCTTTCCTGTTGCTGGTGACAGCCATGCCTAGGGACGCGGATCGGCGCGATCAAAGCCGATCGATTGCAATTTGAGGCCTATTCGCCAGCGCTCGCGCGAGCCGGGTCATAGACGTAGCCATGCCGGCGGGCGATTTCCTTGCGCGCCTGCAGGAAGATCCGGCCGATCTCGAACAGCCTTTGCGTCGGCATCAGCAGCAGGCGGCGGCGATCCTTCGGGTCTGGCGTGCGCACCAGCGTGCCGGAAGCGACCATGTCGTCGATGTGTCGGGTAATCGTAACGTCGCTGGTGAAGGCTTCGAAGTAGGTTGCCACCTGCTTGACGGTAAGGATCTCTCCCTGCAGCCATTTATGGCCGATCAGGGTGAAGATCATGTCGGCTTCGAAGATGCTCCGCCAAGGATGCTTGAGAAAACCCTGCTGGATCATCTGCCGGCGGAATTCGGCGCGGTATTCGAGCCATGAGACGTCCGAGGCCAGCAGCGCCCGCTGCTCCGGATCGAGAGCCACCTCCGCATGATCTTCGATCTCAAGGACGTCATTGGAGATGTCGCGGCGCGCGACCTCGCTCTTGTGCATGGGTTTGGATTCCGACCGCGGGAACAGGACCACTCTGTGTTTCAACCACAAGGCATTGCCACGTCCCGGCGCACTTCGCTGCGACCGAGGTCACACCTGGCCGCCTTCGGCGATCGAGCAGGAAATTAGCCGAAGAATTGTAGCTAATTGGCCCTTCGATGCCGCGATCCGGTTCGCTATTGCTCGACGAGGCCAGCCCTTTCGAGGCCGGCCAATAGGGCGCGACGCTATCGGCGCCCAACCTCCCGGGGCAATCGGGGGCCGGACATAACCAGGTTTTTTCCTTCGGACGCACCTGCATCCGTCGCCGGCGGAGCTTTGTCCGCGGCCGACCGGGGCAAGGGCATGGCAACGGACCAAAGCGAGACCACGATGAGCCTTGAAATATCGAATGAATCCGGCCCGGAGAACCCGGTCGCCTCGGCAGCGCGGTGGCTGGATACTCCGTCCGCCATCCTCCGCAGGCCCTGGGCAGGCTATGTCGCCCGTGCGCTGCTCACCTTCATGTTCTGGGCCAGCGGCCTCGCGAAGCTTCTGGACATGGATGCCGGCCTTGCCGAGATGCGGCATTTCGGGCTGGAGCCGGCGATGCTGTTCTACGTGGCAACCGTGGCGGTTCAACTCGGCGGTTCGCTGCTGGTCATCCTCAACCGCTGGACATGGCTGGGCGCCGGAGCCCTGGCGGTCTTCACCCTCCTGACGGTCCCGATCGCCCATAATTTCTGGGCGATGGAAGAGCCCCTGAAGACGCTGGAGTTCCATGTCGCCATGGAACACATCACCGTGGTCGGAGGGCTGCTGGTCGCGATCTACGCATCGACGCTTCGGAAAGGGGCGGCGGCATGAGCGCGCAATGGCTTCTCACCGCCGGTCTCTGCCTGTTCGCGGCCGGCTGCACCAGCGATGCGCGGATGAATGCCGTTCGCGCCGATCTGACCAGCCGGCAGGCCGCTGCCGAGGCTGCCGCCAGCCGTCCCGGTGGCACGGCGGAGGATCGGGAACGCGCCCGGGGCTATGCCTCCGCGCGATCCTGCGTCGACCAGATTCAGGCCCATGGAAAGGCGGTTCAGGCGACGCACATGGCGACCACGGCCGCGATGGCGGCGGTCAGCTTCGCGGGGCCGGGCGGTGCGCTGGCGGCGCGCGCCATGGGGCCGGTGAGCGGCGCGGCAATGGCCAGCCAGGCGCCCTTCAGCGTCGCCTGTTATTAGCCACCGGCCTTGGCCGCCCCCGTCTTCAAACCCAAAGGTCGCAATCGTGCCTATCTATTGGAATGGCCAGGTTTTTCGGGCGGCGCTGCTGCTTGTTGCCGCGGGCGGTACGGCCGCCTGCCAGAGTTCCGCGTCGAGCTTCAAGGGCGCGAATGTCTCGGACAAGACACGCGCACTGGAGAAGCAATTGGAAGCCGAGGCGGTAGCCTTCGGCGCGGCCCAGGGCGCAACGAGCTTAGCCGCCGCCGCCGATCCCACGGGGCTTTCCAGCTTCGTCAAGGCGCCGGTAGCGTTGGCCGGGCGCAATGCCATGGCCCGAAGCGCCAATGCGCGCATGGAGGCCCAACTGGCGCGCGACGAGCAGGAGCTCTATCGCCGGTACGGCATGAAGCCGGATGGTACGCCGTCGGGAATAAAGCCCGCGGATGTCCGCTGACGGCCAGGGCGAAGTACCCCCATGTGTCGTGGCACCGCTCATGAAGAAGCCCCGGATCGCGGGATCCGGGGCTTCCTCCTGTCTGTTCTGTGCTCGCCCCGTTCCGTGGGACCGGCTGTCTGCGGCTAGAGCTTCACGTCGAAGTTGATCTTGAACGCGTGCGCCTGGACGTCGCTGGCGATCTGGCCGGAATAGGACGCGCCGAGCGTGGCGCTCTCCGTCAGAGAGACGCCGAAGCCGGCTTCCACCGCCAGTGCATCCTTGGCGATCGGCACGCCCGCAATATCGAACGAGGCGCCGGTGCCGAAGGCGAAGCTGGAGACAGGCGTCACGTCCTGATAGGCGTGCTGCCAGCCGAGCATGCCGTGCAGGGCGGTCTTGGTCTTGCCGAGATCGAACGTCGTCGAGGCACGGGCACCGAAGGTCGAGAAGGTGTTTTCCGTGGTCGAGTCGTCGGTCGAAAGCGCCGCGATCGTGCCGCCGGTCTCGGAGAAGCCGTCCGTGTCGAGATGGACATAAGCGAGGTTCACGAAGGGCTCGATCGCGCTCTTGCCCATGTCGAGGCGATAGGCGAGCTCGCCGAAGACCTGCGCCGTCGCGGCGTTGTAATCGGCGGAAAGCGATTCGCTGAACGCGGGGAAGGCGACGTTGCGGCGCGTGTCGATCTCGTGCCAGCCATACATGGCGCCGGAGCGGAAGCCGAGCGCGCCCCACTGCGTGCCGGCGTAGACGCCGATGTCGTAATTGTCGCTCGAACCCGACGAGGCGCGATCGTCGACGTCGAAGCTGGAGTGGCTGTAGCCGCCCAGCATACCGAGACGCCAGCCGCCGACCGGTGCATCGACACCCGCCACGAAGCCGGCCGAGTTGCGACCGAAATCGGCGGCGTCACCGGAGGCCTTGGCGTCAGCCGTCATGGCCAGCGCCTCGCCCCAGATCACGATGCCGTCCGTGTTGGCGGGGGCGGCATGCAGGCCGTTGGCGTCAAAGGTGGCGGTCATAGACGATGGCGTCGCGATCGCGTCGAAGGCGGAGCGGATACGGCGGTTGGCCGCGTCGCGGACATAGCGGCTGTCCTCGATCAGGCCACCCTTGATGTCGGCATGGATCTCACCGGACAGCGTATTTCCATAGGGGCGAAGATATTTGTAGAAGGCGACGCCTTCCTCGCCATTGCCGGGAAAGCTCTCCTCGCGGTCGAGGACGTTCAGCGACCAGCCGTCCTTCGTCCACTTGAAGGAGAGGCCCTCGATTTCCTGCTCGGCGCCGAGCTTCAGATTGCCGAGGATCTCGACCTCGCCGGTCTTGAGATTAGCGCGGCTCAGCGTCTTCTCGGCGTCGTCGCTCGAAAAATACATCCAGCCATTGAGGATCTTGCCACCCTGCGCCTGGTCGACGACCTGGGACAGGGGCAGGTATTCCTTGAAGCTGAAATCGGCGAGGTTGTAGACGGCGATCTGCGTGGCGTTGTCATAGGCCATGCCATAGGCCAGGCCGGCCTTAGCGTCGACCGCCACCCAACTGGCGATGTCGACCGTGCCGCCCGGCGGATTGAGCGCA is a genomic window of Kaistia defluvii containing:
- a CDS encoding autotransporter outer membrane beta-barrel domain-containing protein; translated protein: MPSTMIDTAGEAARRSAPHQRRLAALKHTAAATLLWSTALAATSLPAFAVEPWIMVERNFFLGADPARGQGVTSDGTYWYFSGTHSLEIADSNFNTVSINPEAIANVLKIPSELSDAGLNHIGDIDYANGLLYISLDSSSRDPVTNLKYNNPVFAIYDAKTLEYTGKAYALNPPGGTVDIASWVAVDAKAGLAYGMAYDNATQIAVYNLADFSFKEYLPLSQVVDQAQGGKILNGWMYFSSDDAEKTLSRANLKTGEVEILGNLKLGAEQEIEGLSFKWTKDGWSLNVLDREESFPGNGEEGVAFYKYLRPYGNTLSGEIHADIKGGLIEDSRYVRDAANRRIRSAFDAIATPSSMTATFDANGLHAAPANTDGIVIWGEALAMTADAKASGDAADFGRNSAGFVAGVDAPVGGWRLGMLGGYSHSSFDVDDRASSGSSDNYDIGVYAGTQWGALGFRSGAMYGWHEIDTRRNVAFPAFSESLSADYNAATAQVFGELAYRLDMGKSAIEPFVNLAYVHLDTDGFSETGGTIAALSTDDSTTENTFSTFGARASTTFDLGKTKTALHGMLGWQHAYQDVTPVSSFAFGTGASFDIAGVPIAKDALAVEAGFGVSLTESATLGASYSGQIASDVQAHAFKINFDVKL